The DNA window TGACTGAAGAAGAGATCCAGGATCTTAGGCAGCGACTTCAGAGCGGCGAACTGAGCGAAGAGGAAGCTCGCCAGGCGTTCCAGAGGCTACGATCACAGTTCGGCGATGGCCCCGGCGGACCCGGTGGCAGCCAGGTCGCAGGCTCCATCGAGAGCCTCGAAGAGAGTTCTCTCACGGTCGCGACAGACCTTGCCTCCGTCTCCGTAAACGTCGGAACGGACGCCGTCATCAGGGTCACGTCAGTCCTCGAACCGACGGCCCTGGCAGACGACACCCAGGTAATGGTCGTAAGCGAACGACTGGAGGGCAAAACGCTCGCCAGAGTGATAACCATCATTCCCGAGGGTCAGACAGGGTTCCGAGGCGGCGGACTGGGAAGGCTTGGCGGGGGACAGGGAGCACCCGGCGGTGGCCAGGGTGGGTTCGGCCCCAATCAGGCCGCCCCCGGTGGAGGCCAGGGCGGATTCGGCGCCAACCGTGGTCTTTTCGGGACCGTCACAGGCGTGAGCGACACCGGATTCACACTCGAGACTCAGCAGGGCCCTCTCCCGATAGCCATTGACGAAGACTCAGTCATCCTAGAGACACGAGAGGGAGCCTTCACCGACCTTGAAGTCGGAATGCAGGTCCGAGTAGCAGGCCCCGCCGCCGAGAACGGCACCATAGAAGCCCGCTCCGTAATAGTCACCCCCGAAGGCCTCGAAGACACCCGCCCCATAAACACCGGCCTCTAGGGTTCAACCCCTCATATATTGAACTGCGGCTCGCTGTAGTCCCGCACCTTGTTGTAGATCTGGATGCGCCAGCGTTGCGTGTCGGCGACCATGAGCCTCGACCCGTGCGGGTCGAACGCGACTCCCATTGGCAGCGCGAAGTGCTTTTCCGGATCTAGCGAGTACACCCGCCGCCGCGCCTTGTGAACGTCGGGATTGGCTCGGACGAAATCGCTCTGCCACTTCGACAACTCATACGCGTCGCCGATGAACGTGGTGATGTACATCCCGCCCGAGTCGTACGCCTGGACCCTGCTGTTCGCCCAGTCGCAGACGTATATGTCGCCGTCCGGGTCGACAGCCACGTCCGACGGATGATCGAACTCGTAGTCGCCCGTCCCGCGACTTCCGAGCCCGAACACGAACCCGCCGTCGCCATCGAACTTCTGGATTCGGTGGTTCTTGTAGTCGGCGACGTACACGAAGCCTTCGACGTCTGTAGTGATGCCCCAGGGCGACAGGAACTCTCCGTTACCTGAGCCTGTGGAACCCCACTGCGAGATGAGGCTGCCGTCTCGCGTCAGCTTCTGTACCCGGTCGTTGAGCGCGTCGACGACCAGCACGTTGTCGTTGTAGTCGATAGCGATGCCCGAGGGCCTCCTGAACTGTCCATCACCGTCTCCCGATGTGCCGAACGAGCGGACGAAGTCCCCTTCCACGGTGAACACGGACACGCGGTCTGTCCAGGCGTCGGTGACGTATATGTTGCGCTCCGAGTCCAGCGCGACGCCGGTTGGCCACACGAACTGTCCCGGACCCTCTCCGTACCCGCCGCCTATCATGTTGACGATCCGCTCATCGCCGGGCTCGCCGCCCAGAGAGATCCGGGTCACGTTGGGGGACAGCTCAAGGATGCCCTTGATGATCGTGAACAGTTCGTTCTCGTCGCCGATGGCCAGGGCTATCGGCTCAAGCGTCTCGTTGGGGTCCCCGATGACGTGGCTGTAGTCATAAACGCGATTGCCAATTATCTTGGTGAGCATGATGTCGATTCCTTTTCGCCGTAGCGAACGACCTGACTTGCAAGGGGCCGAAGAGATCGATCAGCTGGGCCGTGAACCCTATCACTCACGCAAACTGGTACTCCCTCGTGGCAACTATTAGCTGGAGCAACTCCGCAACGCGCTGTGCCGACTTGGCCTCGTTCTCCTCGTCCCAGGCGAACTCGCCAAGGATCCGGGCGTGCTCGATCAGTTCCGTGCGCGTCTCGTCGTTCAAAGCGATCGGTCCGAGCAGGTCGATACAGGCATCCACAGCCGACTCCGGCGACGCGCCCGATGCCCTGACACGCTCGATGATGTCACGCACTCCGGGTCGGTCAGTCTCGCTGACTATGTCGGCAACGAAGTTGGCACGCTTCATTAGCGAGCTGCTGTTGATCCACTCGACTCCGTAGTGCCAGCCTTCGACGCTCGGAGGATTGAGCAGCTCCTGTCCCATGTACGTGATCTGGTTGCAGTAGTCGTACACGTGCAGGCTCGGGAGCTCTGCGCCGCCGACCATCCTGAGCGCGCTGACGACGACCTCGGTCGGATTCTTGACCTTCGTGAAGCGGGCCTCTTTGAAGAAGTCCGAGTTGAACAGGACTCGCAGCGTGTGGCGCATGTCGAAGTCCGACTCCGACAGCGCATTTGCGATGACCTCGATGGCCTCAGGATCGCGCGGAGGCGTCACCTGCCACGCCGGCACCTGTACCTCGTCCGCGACGAAGAAGCCGTACAGGTGTCTCGCGATGAACCTCGCAGTCGCGGGCTGCGCCAGCACGATGTCGATGATGTCCTCGCCGTCGAAGTTTCCCCTATGGCCGAGGAACGTCTTCTCACCCTCGTCGTGGTCGTCGGGACGGAACTCGAAGTGCCAGTCCCAGCGTCCCATGTGGTACCTGGGCAGCTTCGGGCTTATCGTCCAGCCAGTGAAGGCGCGGGAGCACTCGTAGATGTCTTCCTCGGTATAGTTGCCGACACCCATGGTGAAGAGCTCGAGAAGCTCGCGTCCCCAGTTCTCGTTGACAGCCGAGGCGTGGTTCTCGTGGTTGTCGAGCCAGTACAGCATTGCGGGATTGTGAGCAACGTCCAGCAGCAGCTCGCGGTACTGCCCGAGGCCCTTCTCACGGAAGATGTCGACCATATCCATGACCTCGTCATAGTGATCGACCTTCGAGACACCGGTGGCGAAGATCTGGTGCCAGAAGAGGGACATCTTCTCCTGGAGAGGCGCCTTCGTGTTGATCATGCGCCACACCCAGCCCGACTGTCCCATGCCGTTCAGCGTGTCCGGCTTCCACTGTATGGGCAGATAGCGCAGGAAGTCGTAGAAGTCGAGCGGTTCGTACTCCTCGGGGTGGAGCAGGTCCTCTACCGTCGCTTCGTAGCCCGCGGCGAGACGACGTTCAAGTTCGTCCCGGGTGGCTCCGAACCCGGCCCTGCGCATTAGGTGTGCCATTAACGACAGATGATCGTTTGCCATCTTTCGGCCTCCAAATAACAATCACGGAACGTCGGCAATTGCAGATAGCAGTTAAGGCCGTTTCGGCACGCTCGGATTATACTCCCAAATTTGGTTGTTTTCTCATATTTTTCTACCAATTTCGCCTGCAATTTTCCGGCACATTTTGGCGAAGCTTACGTGAATTTTCTCACATATAGTGATTATGGTTAGCAATATCCATAAGATTGTTTGAGAGATGAATTAGCTAGAGGTTATAATCGCCGCACTCTCAGCCGAGGAGCTGCCATGTCAAAGCCGGATTTCGTCGATGCACACGTCCACTTCTACGACATGAGTCACCCGGAGCTCTTTTACGCCCACTGGCAGCCGGACGAAGACCATCCCGTACTCGGCGCACAGACCAGGCGGTTGGCAGAGCGAAACTGGCTCGCCGAGGACTTCATCGCCGTGTCGCGCGACTCGAACGTGACGAAGGCCGTCCACGTCCAGGCGGCGATAGGCTCGCCCGACCCTGTCACTGAGACTGAGTGGCTGCAGGAGGCCGCCGACAGGACCGGCTTCCCACACGCCATCGTCGCGTACGCCGACCTGCGCGATCCGGGCGTCGAGGCCGTGCTCGAACGCCACTGCGAGTCCCCGAACATGAAGGGGGTGCGCGACTTCTCCTACGGCGACTACCTCGTCGAGCCCGACTTCCACCGAGGCTACGCGCTGATGGAGAAGTACGGCCTTGTCGCCAGCATCGCCGCTCAGTGGCCGGACATGGAGAAGTTGCGCGACCTCGCTGCAAGGTTCCCCAACACCGTCATAGTCCTGGACCACGCAGGCGGCCCAATGGAGCGCACCCCGGAGTACTTCAGAAACTGGAAGCAGGGGATGCAGACCGCCGCTGAGGCTGAGAAAGTCATCTGCAAGATCTCCGGCCTCGGCATGGGCGACCACAACTGGACCGTCGACAGCATCAGGCCCTACGTGCTGCACTGCATCGAGACATTCGGCGTCGATCGCAGTCTCTTCGCCACCAACTGGCCCGTCGACAGCCTGTGGAGCGACTACGACACCATCGTAAACGCCTACGACGAGATCACCGCAGACTTCACCAACGCCGAGCGCCAATCCCTCTTCTCAGCCAACACCGAACGCCTCTACCGCATCTGAGGATGCCAGACCCGTATGGTATGCTGAGGCCATAGGAGCGCGAGCATGACCAGCCCCAATCCTGCAATCAAGTTCACATACCAGGACTATATAAACACGCCCGACGACAAGCGCTACGAGCTGATCGATGGAGAGCTGATCTTGGCGCCAGCGCCGCGAAGAGACCACCAGACAGTAGACACGAGACTGGGATGGCGAATCGCCAGATTTGTGGAAGAGAATGCTCTTGGAGTGGTCTACTCCGCCCCTCGCGATGTGGTCCTGTCGGACACAGACGTCGTGCAGCCGGACCTGATGTTCATCTCCAACGAGCGAATGCACATCGACACCGAGGCTGAGGTATGGGGAGGCCCCGACCTTGTCATCGAGATACTGTCCCCATCGACTGCTGGACGGGACAGGACCGTGAAACAGGTACTGTACGCGCGACACGGCGTGAACGAATACTGGCTGATTGACGTCGACGCACACACGATAGAGGTGCTGCTTCTCGGTGACCAGGGATTCGAGCCCGTCGCCACCTACGGCGAGGGCGACACGCTAGCCTCACCCACACTCCCCGGATTCAGCATCCTCGTCGACGATGTGTTCTGAGAAACCCGCTCTTCCTCAGGAAATACACGGGTAGGCAAAAGCGTACAAACAAGCACGAGCACCATCCCTCAGGGAGAGGGCTGGGGTGAGGGTGAAAAGTACCAATACCCCTCCCGGCGACCCCTACGGCCTGATCCCCGACACCCCTCCGTCTATCACCAGCTCCGTCGCCGTAACGAACGACGACTCGTCTGACGCCAGGTACAGCGCGCCGTAGGCAATGTCATCCGCCTCACCGAGCCGGCCCATCGGGATCTCACCGACGCGTGTCTCCGGCCGCACCGTGTTCGTTGCCGCTCTGATCATGTCCGTGTCGATGGGGCCTGGATGAATCGAGTTGGCCCTGATCCCATCCGACGAGAATCGCCCAGCCGTGTTTTTGGTGAACACGCGCACCGCGCCCTTGGAGGCCGCGTAGGCAGGTGACGCCAGTGGTCGTCCCAGGATGCCCGCAATCGACGATATGTTGACGATCGAGCCGCCGCCGGCCCGCTGCATCGCCGGAATCACGTACCGCGTGCCGAGGAATACGCCCTTGGCGTTGACGTCCATCATGGTGTCCCATTCATCGTTCGAGACGTCCATGCCCTCGTGTCTCATGGAGATGCCGGCGTTGTTGACCAGTATGTCCACCTTGCCGTACTTGCTCTCTGCCAGGTCGACAGCTCTCTGCCAGTCATCGTTGCTGGTGACGTCGAGATGCACGTACTCTGCCACGCCTCCCAGCTCCGCAACCCGCGCCTCGACCTGCTTGCCCTCTTCGTCGAGAATGTCCCCGAAGACGACCGCTGCCCCCTCAGACGCGAAGAGCTCAAC is part of the Dehalococcoidia bacterium genome and encodes:
- a CDS encoding DUF1800 domain-containing protein; translation: MANDHLSLMAHLMRRAGFGATRDELERRLAAGYEATVEDLLHPEEYEPLDFYDFLRYLPIQWKPDTLNGMGQSGWVWRMINTKAPLQEKMSLFWHQIFATGVSKVDHYDEVMDMVDIFREKGLGQYRELLLDVAHNPAMLYWLDNHENHASAVNENWGRELLELFTMGVGNYTEEDIYECSRAFTGWTISPKLPRYHMGRWDWHFEFRPDDHDEGEKTFLGHRGNFDGEDIIDIVLAQPATARFIARHLYGFFVADEVQVPAWQVTPPRDPEAIEVIANALSESDFDMRHTLRVLFNSDFFKEARFTKVKNPTEVVVSALRMVGGAELPSLHVYDYCNQITYMGQELLNPPSVEGWHYGVEWINSSSLMKRANFVADIVSETDRPGVRDIIERVRASGASPESAVDACIDLLGPIALNDETRTELIEHARILGEFAWDEENEAKSAQRVAELLQLIVATREYQFA
- a CDS encoding amidohydrolase family protein — protein: MSKPDFVDAHVHFYDMSHPELFYAHWQPDEDHPVLGAQTRRLAERNWLAEDFIAVSRDSNVTKAVHVQAAIGSPDPVTETEWLQEAADRTGFPHAIVAYADLRDPGVEAVLERHCESPNMKGVRDFSYGDYLVEPDFHRGYALMEKYGLVASIAAQWPDMEKLRDLAARFPNTVIVLDHAGGPMERTPEYFRNWKQGMQTAAEAEKVICKISGLGMGDHNWTVDSIRPYVLHCIETFGVDRSLFATNWPVDSLWSDYDTIVNAYDEITADFTNAERQSLFSANTERLYRI
- a CDS encoding NHL repeat-containing protein, with the translated sequence MLTKIIGNRVYDYSHVIGDPNETLEPIALAIGDENELFTIIKGILELSPNVTRISLGGEPGDERIVNMIGGGYGEGPGQFVWPTGVALDSERNIYVTDAWTDRVSVFTVEGDFVRSFGTSGDGDGQFRRPSGIAIDYNDNVLVVDALNDRVQKLTRDGSLISQWGSTGSGNGEFLSPWGITTDVEGFVYVADYKNHRIQKFDGDGGFVFGLGSRGTGDYEFDHPSDVAVDPDGDIYVCDWANSRVQAYDSGGMYITTFIGDAYELSKWQSDFVRANPDVHKARRRVYSLDPEKHFALPMGVAFDPHGSRLMVADTQRWRIQIYNKVRDYSEPQFNI
- a CDS encoding glucose 1-dehydrogenase, whose product is MGRLDGKVAIITGGAKGQGAAEVELFASEGAAVVFGDILDEEGKQVEARVAELGGVAEYVHLDVTSNDDWQRAVDLAESKYGKVDILVNNAGISMRHEGMDVSNDEWDTMMDVNAKGVFLGTRYVIPAMQRAGGGSIVNISSIAGILGRPLASPAYAASKGAVRVFTKNTAGRFSSDGIRANSIHPGPIDTDMIRAATNTVRPETRVGEIPMGRLGEADDIAYGALYLASDESSFVTATELVIDGGVSGIRP
- a CDS encoding Uma2 family endonuclease, yielding MTSPNPAIKFTYQDYINTPDDKRYELIDGELILAPAPRRDHQTVDTRLGWRIARFVEENALGVVYSAPRDVVLSDTDVVQPDLMFISNERMHIDTEAEVWGGPDLVIEILSPSTAGRDRTVKQVLYARHGVNEYWLIDVDAHTIEVLLLGDQGFEPVATYGEGDTLASPTLPGFSILVDDVF